Proteins from a genomic interval of Physeter macrocephalus isolate SW-GA chromosome 21, ASM283717v5, whole genome shotgun sequence:
- the LOC102983692 gene encoding LOW QUALITY PROTEIN: trophinin (The sequence of the model RefSeq protein was modified relative to this genomic sequence to represent the inferred CDS: substituted 1 base at 1 genomic stop codon) codes for MSTSFLFFPDSGPFPSGSGVSRPSRKMDRRNDSDYKMTPFQGPLPPPGRLGLHFPPDVQAETTEEDSVLLMHTLLSSTKDPLAMDPPVANRPKKSKTKKAPIKAITKTVCTAPPVPSANVITTNKPKITFLALNLPIIPQINQASATTEVANTQASSFTAQPKKANKTKRVTAKAARGSQFPTGSDSVTTQIKIPLQALNVPVIPQTIQAPIATESANSQALLASIKPKKAPKAKKANNKAIVSATEISLAPSTTYTATTXGQITSIRTKKASKAKKATVKGTNTDTELLEASDASETATRQIEASAAAIWPKKSKGKKDAYKGPNSACEISEAPPASQMVTKQALAATLWVKRGYRARKVDTKARTTESQTQIDEGAQAKMANPQINISALETQVVATVQALADDYLAQLSLEPTTRTRGKRNRKSKHLNGDERGGGNYRWIPWGRRPPLSRDVAILQESANKLVKYLLVKDQTKIPIKRSDMLKDVIQEYDEYFPEIIERASYALEKMFRVNLKEIDKQSSLYILISIQESSAGILGMTKDTPKLGLLMVILSVIFMNGNKANEAVIWEVLCKLGLHPGVRHSLFGEVRKLITDEFVKQKYLEYKRVPNSRPPEYEFFWGLHSYHETSKMKVLKFACKVQKKDPKDWAVQYREAVEVEVQAAAVAVAEAEARAEARAQMGIGEEAVAGPWNWDDIDIDCLTREELGDDAQACGRFSLEIEARAQENANASTNIDFSRGASTRASYSDGASISFSGVPSPSNGFCGRAGISFGGTCSTSASFSSVASICFGGTPSTCSTFSGGAIISFGGAASISSSFSSEANISFGGTPCTSTNFSGGVSSSFSGPLNTSTSFSGGSSSGFGGILSTPAGFSDALSMSTSFGSTLGTSAVFNGALSTSTGFGGTLSTSVYFGGSPSSSARFGGTLSTSICFGGFPSTSTGFDGVLSTSVSFGSSFSNSTDFGGKLSTSFCFGDSPSTSASFGGTLSTSLGLGGALNTSADFSSAVSISTGFSSAPSTNSGFGSVFSTSTDFSGARNTTTDFGSAPRTSIGFGGAPSTSFCFGSVSNTNLCFGGPPSTSTYFSGPTSASFGDGLSTSAGFSFCNGLSTSTGFGGGLSTNSGFGGGLISSDIFGGGLGTNAGFGSTLGTSADFSSGLSISDGFGGGPNTSFNGRLSTIIGFGSGSNTSTAFTGEPHTSTGFIGGPTSIVGFGSGLSTDADFNGGPSSSDGYGGGLSNAAGFGGGATSLGTCGFSYG; via the exons ATGTCCACCTCCTTCTTATTCTTTCCTGACTCAGGCCCCTTCCCATCAGGCTCAGGTGTTTCTCGGCCTTCCAGAAAAATGGATAGGAGAAATGACTCCGATTATAAGATGACCCCGTTCCAG GGCCCTCTGCCTCcccctgggaggctggggctTCACTTCCCTCCAGATGTACAGGCTGAGACAACAGAAGAAGACAGTGTCTTGCTGATGCATACCCTCTTGTCATCAACCAAGGACCCCCTGGCTATGGACCCACCAGTTGCCAACCGGCCTAAGAAAAGCAAGACCAAGAAGGCTCCTATTAAGGCTATCACTAAGACAGTATGCACTGCCCCTCCAGTTCCATCTGCCAATGTGATTACCACCAACAAGCCTAAAATAACTTTTCTGGCTTTAAACCTGCCAATCATCCCCCAGATCAACCAGGCTTCAGCTACCACTGAGGTAGCCAATACTCAGGCTTCTTCATTCACCGCTCAGCCTAAGAAAGCCAACAAGACAAAGAGAGTTACTGCTAAGGCAGCCCGAGGCTCCCAATTTCCAACTGGTAGTGATAGTGTTACTACACAGATCAAGATACCCTTGCAGGCCTTAAATGTGCCAGTCATCCCACAGACTATCCAGGCTCCAATTGCCACTGAGTCAGCCAATTCTCAAGCCTTGTTAGCCTCCATCAAGCCTAAGAAAGCTCCCAAGGCTAAGAAGGCTAACAATAAGGCCATAGTTAGTGCCACTGAGATCTCACTGGCTCCATCCACCACCTACACAGCTACCACCTAAGGCCAAATTACCTCCATCCGAACTAAGAAAGCCTCCAAAGCCAAGAAAGCAACTGTTAAGGGCACAAATACTGACACTGAACTCCTAGAGGCCTCAGATGCCAGTGAGACAGCTACCAGGCAGATTGAGGCCTCAGCAGCAGCTATCTGGCCCAAAAAATCCAAGGGCAAGAAGGATGCCTATAAGGGCCCAAATTCTGCCTGTGAGATCTCTGAAGCCCCACCTGCCAGTCAAATGGTCACAAAACAAGCCCTAGCAGCCACCCTCTGGGTCAAGAGAGGGTACAGGGCTCGGAAGGTTGACACTAAAGCCCGGACAACTGAAAGCCAGACTCAAATTGATGAAGGGGCCCAGGCCAAGATGGCTAACCCTCAGATCAACATAAGTGCCCTTGAGACTCAGGTTGTTGCTACTGTCCAGGCCCTGGCAGATGACTACCTGGCTCAGTTGAGTCTGGAGCCCACAACCAGGACCCGGGGCAAGAGGAACCGAAAG TCCAAGCATCTGAACGGGGATGAGAGAGGTGGTGGTAATTATAGGTGGATTCCATGGGGCCGGAGGCCTCCGCTATCCCGAGATGTGGCCATTTTGCAAGAAAGT GCAAATAAGTTGGTGAAATACCTGTTGGTTAAGGACCAGACAAAGATCCCCATCAAGCGCTCAG ACATGCTGAAGGATGTCATCCAAGAATATGATGAATATTTCCCAGAGATCATTGAACGAGCAAGCTATGCTCTGGAGAAG ATGTTTCGAGTCAATCTGAAGGAAATTGATAAACAAAGTAGCTTGTATATTCTCATCAGCATTCAGGAATCCTCTGCAGGCATCCTGGGAAT GACCAAGGACACACCCAAACTAGGTCTTCTCATGGTGATTCTGAGTGTCATTTTTATGAATGGCAACAAGGCCAATGAGG CTGTCATCTGGGAGGTGCTATGCAAGTTGGGGCTGCACCCTGG GGTAAGGCACTCGCTCTTTGGGGAAGTGAGGAAGCTCATCACAGACGAGTTTGTGAAGCAGAA GTACCTGGAATACAAGAGGGTCCCCAACAGCAGACCACCTGAATATGAGTTCTTCTGGGGCTTGCACTCCTACCATGAGACTAGCAAGATGAAAGTTCTTAAGTTTGCATGCAAG GTGCAGAAGAAAGACCCCAAGGACTGGGCCGTGCAGTACCGGGAGGCAGTGGAGGTGGAAGTCCAAGCTGCAGCTGTGGCTGTAGCTGAGGCTGAGGCCAGGGCTGAGGCAAGAGCCCAAATGGGGATTGGAGAGGAAGCTGTGGCTGGGCCCTGGAATTGGGATGACATTGATATCGACTGCCTAACAAGGGAAGAGTTAGGCGATGATGCTCAGGCCTGTGGCAGATTTTCACTTGAAATTGAGGCCAGAGcccaagaaaatgcaaatgccaGCACCAACATTGACTTCAGCAGAGGAGCTAGCACCAGGGCTAGCTATAGCGATGGTGCTAGTATTAGCTTCAGTGGTGTACCCAGCCCCAGTAATGGCTTTTGTGGCAGAGCTGGCATTAGCTTTGGTGGCACATGCAGTACCAGTGCCAGCTTCAGCAGTGTAGCCAGCATTTGCTTTGGTGGCACACCCAGCACTTGCTCCACTTTCAGTGGTGGAGCCATTATTAGCTTTGGTGGTGCAGCCAGCATCAGCTCTAGTTTCAGCAGTGAAGCCAACATTAGCTTTGGTGGCACACCTTGCACCAGTACCAACTTCAGTGGTGGGGTCAGCTCTAGTTTCAGTGGCCCACTCAACACCAGTACAAGTTTCAGTGGTGGATCCAGCTCTGGTTTTGGAGGCATACTCAGTACCCCTGCTGGCTTCAGTGATGCACTCAGTATGAGCACCAGCTTTGGCAGTACACTCGGCACCAGTGCAGTCTTTAATGGTGCACTTAGCACCAGCACTGGCTTTGGTGGCACACTCAGCACTAGTGTCTACTTTGGTGGCTCTCCCAGTTCCAGTGCCAGATTTGGTGGCACACTCAGTACCAGTATCTGCTTTGGTGGCTTTCCTAGCACCAGCACTGGTTTTGATGGTGTACTCAGTACCAGTGTCTCCTTTGGTAGCTCTTTCAGCAATAGCACTGACTTTGGTGGTAAACTAAGCACCAGCTTCTGCTTTGGTGATTCTCCCAGCACTAGTGCCAGCTTTGGTGGTACACTCAGCACCAGTCTTGGCTTAGGTGGTGCACTCAACACCAGTGCTGATTTTAGCAGTGCTGTCAGCATTAGCACTGGCTTCAGCAGTGCACCCAGCACCAACTCTGGCTTTGGCAGTGTGTTCAGCACCAGTACTGACTTCAGTGGGGCACGTAACACCACTACTGACTTTGGCAGTGCTCCCAGAACCAGCATTGGCTTTGGTGGAGCCCCCAGCACCAGCTTCTGCTTTGGCAGTGTGTCTAACACCAACCTATGCTTTGGTGGCCCTCCTAGTACCAGCACCTACTTTAGTGGTCCTACCAGTGCCAGTTTTGGTGATGGACTCAGCACCAGTGCTGGTTTCAGCTTTTGCAATGGGTTAAGCACCAGCACTGGATTTGGTGGTGGACTGAGCACCAACTCTGGCTTTGGTGGTGGACTGATCTCCAGTGATATCTTTGGTGGTGGGCTGGGCACCAATGCTGGTTTTGGCAGCACACTTGGCACCAGTGCTGACTTTAGTAGTGGCCTCAGCATCAGTGATGGCTTTGGCGGTGGGCCTAATACCAGCTTCAACGGAAGACTGAGCACCATCATTGGCTTTGGCAGTGGTTCCAACACCAGCACAGCCTTTACTGGTGAACCCCACACCAGCACCGGCTTTATTGGTGGACCCACTTCTATTGTTGGCTTTGGCAGTGGACTGAGCACCGATGCTGACTTCAACGGTGGACCAAGCAGTAGTGATGGCTATGGCGGTGGACTGAGCAATGCTGCTGGCTTTGGTGGTGGAGCCACCAGCCTTGGTACCTGTGGCTTCTCCTATGGCTAG